One window of Candidatus Limnocylindrales bacterium genomic DNA carries:
- a CDS encoding ATP-binding protein, which yields MRELRRVAVPWSRPSRRSLPMMKIVKATDAIPVEHPVFLLFGQPGICKSSLGYSMPDVLTLDFDKGAHRAANRKDTLIIDSWADVTALMHAGQALDPYRSVVVDTVGRCLDVMTAEIARESPKLAPNGNLSQQGWGTLKTRFRTWIASLRALGKDVLLIAHDKEDKDGDVRVVRPEIVGGSYGEVMKIADFVGYVYMNGRERVLDFNPTDRWIGKNPAGWAPFPIPPIGKAQAFMADLYAQGREALGKISEASAIATQQVDDWRAQIDTFTTADEFNRAVTEIKQLAPVVLPQVAKLLLEAAERKGIPFDKVTKRFLAPATPEPEPVGSLL from the coding sequence GTGCGCGAGCTGCGCCGCGTTGCGGTCCCCTGGTCACGTCCATCCCGAAGGAGTCTCCCGATGATGAAGATTGTCAAAGCGACCGATGCGATCCCCGTCGAGCATCCGGTCTTCCTGCTGTTTGGCCAGCCGGGGATCTGCAAGTCGAGCCTCGGCTACTCGATGCCCGACGTGCTCACGCTCGACTTCGACAAGGGCGCGCACCGCGCGGCGAACCGCAAGGACACGCTCATCATCGACAGCTGGGCGGACGTCACCGCGCTGATGCACGCCGGCCAGGCGCTCGACCCGTATCGCTCCGTGGTCGTCGACACGGTCGGCCGCTGCCTCGATGTGATGACCGCGGAGATCGCGCGCGAGAGCCCGAAGCTGGCGCCGAACGGCAACCTGTCGCAACAGGGCTGGGGCACGCTCAAGACGCGCTTCCGCACGTGGATCGCCTCGCTGCGCGCGCTCGGCAAGGACGTCCTGCTCATCGCGCACGACAAGGAAGACAAAGACGGCGACGTCCGCGTCGTGCGGCCCGAGATCGTCGGCGGCTCCTACGGCGAAGTGATGAAGATCGCGGACTTCGTCGGCTACGTCTACATGAACGGCCGCGAGCGCGTGCTCGATTTCAACCCGACGGACCGCTGGATCGGGAAGAACCCGGCGGGCTGGGCGCCGTTCCCGATCCCGCCGATCGGCAAAGCGCAGGCCTTCATGGCGGACCTCTACGCGCAGGGCCGCGAGGCGCTCGGGAAGATCAGCGAGGCGAGCGCGATCGCGACGCAGCAGGTCGACGACTGGCGCGCGCAGATCGACACGTTCACGACCGCCGACGAATTCAACCGCGCGGTGACGGAGATCAAGCAGCTCGCACCGGTGGTGCTGCCGCAGGTGGCCAAGCTGCTGCTCGAGGCTGCGGAGCGCAAAGGCATCCCGTTCGACAAGGTGACGAAGCGGTTCCTTGCGCCGGCGACGCCGGAGCCGGAACCGGTCGGCAGCCTGCTCTGA
- a CDS encoding KGG domain-containing protein: MIPSKKARRGFGSMPPEKQRAIASQGGKAAHAKGTAHTWTPEEAREAGRLGGIASRGGRGKLPTPAR, encoded by the coding sequence GTGATCCCGTCCAAGAAGGCACGACGAGGCTTTGGCTCGATGCCGCCTGAAAAGCAGCGCGCGATCGCGAGCCAGGGCGGCAAGGCCGCGCACGCGAAGGGCACCGCGCACACGTGGACGCCGGAGGAAGCGCGCGAGGCCGGCCGCCTCGGCGGCATCGCCAGTCGCGGCGGCCGCGGCAAGTTGCCGACGCCGGCGCGGTAA
- a CDS encoding helix-turn-helix transcriptional regulator yields MSTDTRFDVDKLVDDLAARGWLPTDLARAAQLSDMTISRVLKGQRHNPRTWKQIADALGKNIRRYTIRRAA; encoded by the coding sequence ATGAGCACAGACACGCGGTTCGACGTTGACAAGTTGGTTGACGACCTCGCCGCACGCGGCTGGTTGCCCACCGACCTGGCCCGCGCCGCCCAACTGTCGGACATGACCATTTCCCGGGTGCTCAAGGGGCAACGCCATAACCCACGCACCTGGAAGCAGATCGCCGACGCCCTCGGCAAGAACATCCGCCGCTACACGATCCGGAGGGCCGCCTAA
- a CDS encoding choice-of-anchor D domain-containing protein — protein sequence MMTRTATLMLAIFAAACGSSSSPANTPTGPSTQQPPPAQTRILAITGSLTFGQVFVGASRDLTITLANSGTATLTVRGLSITGGLANHFFTSWTSGTIGPGGSQVITITFAPESGGSFSGTITIDADHTSGTNTIPVTATALFNAAGTWRGNYVVERCDGTGSVQDLLCSTQRGVFPPGSLLPIRLSFSQNGASLAGTVEFGQVTGPVSGVIGNDGTITLQGTATSGTLTAAISTWSTRVSGNSMAGTVTYNVTVSGTPGIGVLVARLSGVSR from the coding sequence ATGATGACCCGGACGGCGACCTTGATGTTGGCGATCTTCGCCGCAGCGTGCGGTAGCAGCAGCTCGCCGGCGAACACCCCCACCGGGCCGAGCACCCAGCAGCCCCCGCCAGCGCAGACCCGAATCCTCGCGATCACCGGCTCGTTGACCTTTGGCCAGGTATTCGTGGGTGCCTCGCGCGATCTGACGATTACGTTGGCCAACAGCGGCACCGCCACCTTGACCGTCCGCGGGCTGTCGATCACGGGTGGGCTTGCGAATCACTTCTTTACGAGCTGGACGAGCGGAACCATCGGGCCTGGCGGGTCGCAGGTCATCACGATCACCTTCGCGCCCGAGAGCGGCGGATCGTTCTCGGGGACGATCACCATCGACGCCGATCACACCAGCGGTACGAACACAATTCCAGTCACCGCGACAGCGCTGTTCAATGCCGCCGGCACCTGGCGCGGCAACTACGTCGTCGAGCGCTGTGATGGCACCGGCTCGGTGCAGGACCTGCTGTGCAGCACGCAGCGAGGAGTGTTCCCGCCGGGGTCGCTCTTGCCGATTCGCCTATCGTTTTCACAAAACGGCGCGAGCCTCGCCGGCACAGTGGAGTTCGGCCAAGTCACCGGCCCTGTGTCCGGCGTCATTGGCAATGACGGCACGATTACCCTTCAGGGCACGGCGACGTCCGGCACGCTCACTGCGGCGATCAGTACGTGGAGCACGCGCGTCAGTGGTAACAGCATGGCGGGAACCGTCACGTACAACGTCACGGTGAGCGGCACGCCCGGCATCGGGGTGCTCGTCGCGCGGTTATCCGGCGTGTCGCGCTGA